One part of the Anopheles merus strain MAF chromosome 3L, AmerM5.1, whole genome shotgun sequence genome encodes these proteins:
- the LOC121600111 gene encoding irregular chiasm C-roughest protein-like — MMFLVTKFCCFSIVVTAVCGRYVTSTDAEPQQTFRITPNDIEANQGDEVVLRCEIEHLAGRVQWTKDGFALGFSNEIVGYPRFSLNQNHSDGVYNLRITNTSYDDAALYQCQVGPAKHNHPIRAQAKLTVLATPKDLHAKYSRA; from the exons ATGATGTTTCTGGTGACGaagttttgctgcttttcAATCGTCGTGACTGCTG TGTGCGGTCGATATGTGACGTCGACCGATGCCGAACCGCAGCAAACCTTCCGCATCACGCCGAACGACATCGAGGCGAACCAGGGGGACGAGGTGGTGTTGCGCTGCGAGATCGAGCACCTGGCCGGGCGGGTCCAGTGGACCAAGGACGGGTTTGCGCTTGGCTTCAGTAATGAAATCGTCGGCTATCCGAGGTTCTCCCTCAACCAGAACCACAGCGACGGTGTCTACAATCTGCGGATCACCAACACGTCCTACGACGATGCGGCCCTCTACCAGTGTCAGGTTGGGCCGGCCAAACACAACCATCCAATTAGAGCGCAGGCGAAGCTGACCGTCCTCG